From the genome of Epinephelus lanceolatus isolate andai-2023 chromosome 23, ASM4190304v1, whole genome shotgun sequence, one region includes:
- the LOC144461819 gene encoding uncharacterized protein LOC144461819, with translation SSSSSSSCPVPSSQPSSFSASHSQSSLWSQDTPELFRPSFRVGRSGIEQIPCSAAELHILKLLEHMKHQLTQLIAMVNLIPGRMVDECPTEVPEGIQFPFGSLEEVENFEEWLKEPRNSSQKKNLISVLGSIGGQDTKRVTWNILSHMFCDSVAKKISWKGANGKMAFRQMAIKAVLARAVRKSHVAKQASDMDINKHVIRWFNLASDRGGGRRDRMMRTQVTLEATDILMSLLLLPLLMFVTAL, from the exons TCATCGTCATCGTCATCGTCATGTCCAGTGCCGTCTTCTCAGCCATCTTCATTCTCTGCATCCCACTCACAGTCATCCTTGTGGTCTCAAGACACTCCTGAACTCTTCAGGCCATCTTTTAGAGTGGGGCGATCAGGAATAGAGCAGATACCTTGCTCTG CTGCTGAACTTCACATCCTGAAACTGCTTGAACACATGAAGCATCAGCTAACACAACTGATTGCAATGGTCAACTTAATTCCTGGGAGGATGGTTGATGAATGTCCAACAGAAGTACCTGAAGGCATTCAGTTTCCCTTTGGTTCACTGGAGGAGGTGGAAAACTTCGAAGAGTGGCTGAAAGAACCACGCAATTCCTCACAGAAAAAGAACTTG ATTTCGGTCCTGGGTTCCATTGGAGGACAGGACACCAAGCGCGTTACCTGGAACATCCTGTCACACATGTTCTGTGATAGTGTGGCCAAGAAAATCAGTTGGAAGGGAGCAAACGGCAAGATGGCCTTTAGACAAATGGCGATAAAGGCAGTACTTGCAC GTGCTGTACGCAAAAGTCATGTGGCAAAGCAAGCGTCAGACATGGACATCAATAAACATGTAATCAGATGGTTCAACTTGGCATCTGACAGAGGAGGTGGTCGTAGGGACCGCATGATGCGAACGCAGGTAACACTTGAAGCAACTGATATTTTAATGAGTTTGCTACTGTTACCACTGCTGATGTTTGTTACTGCCTTGTAG